The Magnolia sinica isolate HGM2019 chromosome 9, MsV1, whole genome shotgun sequence sequence GGTCGGCCATATTCGTACGTGGTCAACCTGACAACTAGATTTTTATATACCTATATCCGAGcataataatggtgggcccatcgTATGCGTGAAAACCCTATCTACGTGTGCCGTGTGTCCACACATGCCGAAAATCACCTCATTTCCATATAAATGGAGGTACTCGTTTCCCCAtatatgtattaaaaaaaaaaaaaaaaagacctttcCTTATGTTCAAGAATCTCTCTCAGTGAACCCAAAGGCAGTTCCGCAAGCTTGAAAACATGGGAATATTAACATGTGCCACTTCTTGTCAATCCAAGCAAGAAAGCCAAACCCAACCCACCTTTCTCCAATCAGAATCCACTTCTCTCAATTCCCAACCAAGCCTTCCATCCGTCCTTTCTCTTTCCTCTCAATCCCAACATCCTTCCACAAACCATCAGTGCATCTCCACCCTCAAAGGCCACACCTCTTACGTATTCACCCTCACCATCACCGGTAAACGACTTTACAGTGGATCTTCTGATGGAGAGATTCGAACTTTGAACAACATCAACCCTTCAGAAACCCATTCGGGACCTGCAGATTCAAGAAACACTGTGCTGATTGGAAAAAGTGCGGTCAAATCGATATTGGTTTCCGGTGAAAATCTATTCAGTGCCCACCAAGACAGCAAAATACGTGTTTGGCAAATCGAAAATCGCAATTACAAGCTCCTTGCAACGCTTCCAACGCTTAAAGACCGTGTACTGAGGTTTCTCCCCACCAAGAACCACATCCAAGTGCGTCGACACAAGAAATGTACATGGGTCCACCATGTCGACGCCGTATCCGGACTTGCCATATCGGAAGACACCACCATCCTGTATTCAGTTTCTTGGGATCGAACGCTCAAAATCTGGCGAACATCCGACTTCCGATGCTTGGAGTCAGTGGCTAATGTGCATGACGATGCAATCAACGCAATTACGGTCTCTAATGATGGATTCATCTACACGGGTTCGGCTGACATGAAAATCAAAGTGTGGAAGAAATTGCCGAAGGAGAAAAATCACTCACTGGTGGCGACTCTCAAACAGCACAAGTCGGCTGTCAACGCGCTGGCATTGAGTTCAGATGGAATGGTTTTGTATTCGGGCGCTTGTGACCGTTCAATCGTGGTATGGGAGCGAATGAGTGGTTCTACATGCGGGGGCCATATGGTGGTAGTGGGGGCACTAAGGGGGCACGTTAAGGCTATCTTGTGCCTGGCCTTGGTGTCGGACTTAGTATGTAGCGGATCAGCTGACAAAACTGTTAGGATTTGGCAAAAAGGAGTGGATAAACGGTACGCTTGTTTGGCGGTTTTGGAAGGGCATAAAGCTCCGATAAAGTGCATAGCTGCAGCCGTTGACCATTCCAGTTCCTACACCTGTGgtacttctcatctcatttacAGTGGTAGCTTGGATTGTGATATTAAGGTGTGGCAGCTTTTCTCTGCAACTCAATCCTGAACAAGAGAGGACGACTCCTGTAGtcaaggtctttttttttttttcttcgactTGGAAAAATAATGCCGTGATGAAGTGGGTGTATTCTTGAGTTAGGAAATTACCGAAACAcccttgtttatttatttattcagacAGTGATGCAGTCCAATAAATGTTCCCCTACAGTGATGATTGCACTAACTAAAAATCTGGCTTATTAAATTCATCATGTATGATATACTCGAATTTGAATGTTTTTGGGTGGTGTTGGCCACCTTGTGATGGGTTCTGCCAAATTGTTGTTGGTTCTATCATTATTTATGGTGGGGTACAACTGTTGGACTGGCTAGATTTCATCCATAACCACACAGGCATCACAATccctttttaaagaaagaaaaaaataaaaataaaaagaaaaaaaatgacgaGGGTTTTCGATAATTTCAACCTTAGAAAAAACCTCTGAGAAATTTCGATTCACCAAGGCATTATTTGGTAGGGGTCTGAAGATTTGCAAATGATTGAAGCCAACAGAGATGGGCTGGTGACCCATTTGCCAGATGCACCTTGGCCACCTCAGTCGTGTGTTCTATTCATCTGGGCGGTATGTTAGTAAAGGTGTGCTAGTGCATTGGGAAGattctcttccttcttttcttttttctttcttttttttttctttctttttttttctttttcttttttaatttatatatttgcTGTTAGT is a genomic window containing:
- the LOC131256311 gene encoding protein JINGUBANG-like codes for the protein MGILTCATSCQSKQESQTQPTFLQSESTSLNSQPSLPSVLSLSSQSQHPSTNHQCISTLKGHTSYVFTLTITGKRLYSGSSDGEIRTLNNINPSETHSGPADSRNTVLIGKSAVKSILVSGENLFSAHQDSKIRVWQIENRNYKLLATLPTLKDRVLRFLPTKNHIQVRRHKKCTWVHHVDAVSGLAISEDTTILYSVSWDRTLKIWRTSDFRCLESVANVHDDAINAITVSNDGFIYTGSADMKIKVWKKLPKEKNHSLVATLKQHKSAVNALALSSDGMVLYSGACDRSIVVWERMSGSTCGGHMVVVGALRGHVKAILCLALVSDLVCSGSADKTVRIWQKGVDKRYACLAVLEGHKAPIKCIAAAVDHSSSYTCGTSHLIYSGSLDCDIKVWQLFSATQS